One Microbacterium sp. No. 7 genomic window carries:
- a CDS encoding ABC transporter ATP-binding protein, whose amino-acid sequence MIRRLLHYCSPQARRLVIAELGFVVVAALLQGIAFLLLVPLLRALFVGDLDAVWGWLLVVTAAALGYVVASWFASQIGMEAATAVLDSLLERLGDSVVSLPVSWYSTDRTGLITGVATQGAMFVSTMPYAILRQILAGFVAPATVLVGMYFFDWRLALAMTAMVPIIAIGYRWLSRGIGRGDRAHSLAVAEASNRVVEFARAQPALRTAGEGSIADRLVDQALENQHREYRGLLITGGAAIALFAGIVQLSITVLLVVGAVLVIGGTVDIATLLALLVLGVRFNEPIVAAGDLGGGIAVARTTIDRLDEFAAVARLSEPAQPAEPADWGVEFRDVTFGYGGDPVLRDLSFTAPAGGMTAIVGPSGSGKTTITKLVARFYDPEGGTVLIGGVPLPDLGTNAVEAAVAPVFQDVYLFDDTILNNVWIGNPDLGRDEVIAAATRARVDEIVERLPGGWDARVGEGGSNLSGGERQRVSIARALLKDAPVVLLDEATSALDIGNEIAIGEAIDSIRPGRTLIVVAHRLQTIMTADRIIMLDGEGGIRESGSHAELLAQGGAYARYWHERVEAAGWQLTHRD is encoded by the coding sequence ATGATCCGTCGACTGCTGCACTACTGCTCGCCCCAGGCCCGGCGCCTCGTGATCGCCGAGCTGGGCTTCGTCGTGGTCGCCGCGTTGCTCCAGGGCATCGCGTTCCTCCTGCTCGTCCCGCTGCTGCGCGCCCTGTTCGTCGGCGACCTGGATGCCGTGTGGGGCTGGCTGCTCGTCGTCACCGCGGCCGCTCTCGGCTACGTCGTCGCGTCCTGGTTCGCGAGCCAGATCGGGATGGAGGCCGCGACCGCGGTGCTCGACTCGCTGCTCGAGCGCCTGGGCGACTCCGTGGTGTCGCTGCCCGTGTCGTGGTACTCGACGGACAGGACCGGTCTCATCACCGGCGTGGCGACGCAGGGCGCGATGTTCGTCTCGACGATGCCCTACGCGATACTGCGGCAGATCCTCGCCGGATTCGTCGCACCCGCGACCGTGCTCGTGGGAATGTACTTCTTCGACTGGCGGCTGGCGCTCGCCATGACGGCGATGGTGCCGATCATCGCGATCGGCTACCGCTGGCTGAGCCGGGGGATCGGGCGCGGCGACCGGGCGCACTCCCTGGCCGTCGCGGAGGCCTCGAACCGCGTCGTGGAGTTCGCCCGCGCCCAGCCGGCGCTGCGCACCGCCGGCGAGGGCTCGATCGCCGACCGCCTCGTGGACCAGGCGCTGGAGAACCAGCACCGGGAGTACCGGGGCCTGCTGATCACCGGCGGCGCCGCGATCGCCCTCTTCGCGGGCATCGTGCAGCTCTCGATCACCGTGCTCCTGGTCGTCGGCGCCGTCCTCGTCATCGGCGGGACGGTCGACATCGCGACGCTGCTCGCGCTGCTGGTGCTCGGCGTGCGCTTCAACGAGCCGATCGTCGCGGCGGGCGACCTCGGCGGCGGCATCGCCGTCGCGCGCACGACCATCGACCGCCTCGACGAGTTCGCCGCGGTCGCGCGTCTCTCCGAGCCGGCGCAGCCCGCCGAGCCCGCGGACTGGGGCGTCGAGTTCCGGGACGTCACCTTCGGCTACGGCGGCGACCCGGTGCTCCGGGATCTGTCGTTCACGGCGCCCGCCGGCGGCATGACCGCGATCGTCGGCCCCTCGGGATCGGGCAAGACGACGATCACCAAGCTCGTCGCGCGCTTCTACGACCCCGAGGGCGGCACGGTGCTGATCGGCGGCGTGCCGCTGCCCGACCTCGGCACGAACGCGGTCGAGGCCGCGGTCGCCCCCGTGTTCCAGGACGTCTACCTCTTCGACGACACGATCCTGAACAACGTCTGGATCGGGAACCCCGACCTCGGCCGGGACGAGGTGATCGCCGCCGCCACGCGAGCCCGCGTCGACGAGATCGTCGAGCGACTGCCGGGAGGATGGGACGCCCGGGTCGGCGAGGGCGGGTCGAACCTGTCCGGCGGCGAGCGTCAGCGCGTCTCCATCGCCCGCGCCCTGCTGAAGGACGCTCCCGTCGTGCTGCTGGACGAGGCCACCTCGGCGCTCGACATCGGCAACGAGATCGCGATCGGCGAGGCGATCGACTCGATCCGCCCCGGCCGCACCCTCATCGTCGTCGCCCACCGACTGCAGACGATCATGACGGCCGATCGCATCATCATGCTCGACGGCGAGGGCGGCATCCGCGAGTCCGGCAGCCACGCCGAGCTGCTCGCCCAGGGCGGTGCCTACGCCCGCTACTGGCACGAGCGCGTCGAGGCCGCCGGCTGGCAGCTCACCCACCGCGACTGA
- a CDS encoding MptD family putative ECF transporter S component, translated as MTDETVSVAAPASGAPAAERPRFSLTFRARDFLTVAIFAVIYIVVIFAVSMLGIISPLVMVLTLPLAPLVAGIPYMLFLSRVRHGGMVTLFGIVFGLASMGWGHPWQSALVIVAVSLVAEVVLFAGRYRSTWAAIWAYTIFSAWMIGPWIPFFLDPEAYLAGQATQSMGSDYVEQMDAVLAAPVVLGVWAAGIVFGFLGGLLGAAVLRKHFTRAGLA; from the coding sequence ATGACCGACGAGACCGTGTCCGTCGCCGCGCCCGCATCCGGTGCGCCCGCCGCGGAGCGCCCCCGCTTCTCGCTGACGTTCCGCGCCCGCGACTTCCTGACCGTCGCGATCTTCGCGGTGATCTACATCGTGGTGATCTTCGCCGTCTCGATGCTCGGCATCATCAGCCCGCTCGTGATGGTGCTGACCCTGCCCCTCGCGCCGCTGGTCGCCGGCATCCCCTACATGCTGTTCCTCAGCCGCGTGCGCCACGGCGGCATGGTCACGCTGTTCGGGATCGTGTTCGGGCTCGCGTCGATGGGCTGGGGACACCCGTGGCAGAGCGCCCTGGTCATCGTCGCGGTCTCGCTCGTCGCCGAGGTCGTGCTGTTCGCCGGCCGGTACCGCTCGACGTGGGCGGCGATCTGGGCCTACACGATCTTCTCCGCGTGGATGATCGGCCCGTGGATCCCGTTCTTCCTCGATCCCGAGGCCTACCTCGCGGGCCAGGCCACGCAGTCGATGGGCAGCGACTACGTCGAGCAGATGGATGCCGTCCTGGCCGCGCCCGTCGTCCTCGGCGTCTGGGCGGCCGGCATCGTCTTCGGCTTCCTCGGCGGCCTGCTCGGCGCCGCGGTGCTGCGCAAGCACTTCACGCGCGCCGGCCTTGCCTGA
- a CDS encoding energy-coupling factor transporter transmembrane component T — MPEPTAQVAAPAGVAARRGLDPRSKILLVLLVSLAVMSPGGLVFVPAGVLLATGLAVSERAWSRVVAIPLAAIAMYLLGWVLPLVWANPVVTVVAIGCGYLIRFVAAFGVGAHLVATTSPTQLSAALRAWRLPRAVSVTLAVMLRFFPVVAAESSAVLDAMRLRGLAGATGLARHPILSMERFTVPMIAASLRASEDLSASAILRGLGSRHVPVSLDPPRFGGRDLALVLALAGLAAAGVLLPNPLTLVIA, encoded by the coding sequence TTGCCTGAGCCGACGGCTCAGGTCGCGGCCCCCGCCGGCGTCGCCGCGCGGCGGGGGCTCGACCCGCGCAGCAAGATCCTGCTCGTGCTGCTCGTCAGCCTCGCCGTGATGAGCCCGGGCGGGCTGGTGTTCGTGCCGGCGGGCGTGCTGCTGGCGACGGGGCTCGCCGTGTCGGAGCGCGCCTGGTCGCGGGTCGTGGCCATCCCGCTCGCCGCGATCGCGATGTACCTGCTCGGCTGGGTGCTTCCGCTCGTCTGGGCGAACCCGGTGGTCACGGTCGTCGCGATCGGCTGCGGCTACCTCATCCGCTTCGTGGCCGCGTTCGGCGTCGGCGCCCACCTCGTCGCGACGACGTCGCCGACGCAGCTCAGCGCCGCGCTCCGGGCCTGGCGCCTCCCGCGGGCCGTCTCGGTGACCCTCGCCGTGATGCTCCGGTTCTTCCCGGTGGTCGCGGCCGAGTCCTCGGCCGTGCTGGATGCCATGCGGCTCCGCGGGCTCGCCGGGGCGACGGGCCTGGCGCGGCATCCGATCCTCAGCATGGAGCGGTTCACCGTGCCGATGATCGCCGCGAGCCTGCGCGCCAGCGAGGACCTGTCGGCCTCGGCGATCCTGCGGGGGCTCGGCTCGCGTCACGTTCCCGTGTCCCTCGACCCGCCCCGCTTCGGCGGGCGCGACCTGGCGCTGGTGCTCGCCCTGGCGGGTCTCGCGGCGGCCGGCGTGCTGCTGCCGAACCCTCTGACGCTGGTGATCGCATGA